A single genomic interval of Candidatus Delongbacteria bacterium harbors:
- a CDS encoding YqaE/Pmp3 family membrane protein — protein MLSIILTFCGYVAGLAHAIWVCDGMKFEGGDDDFTPFGF, from the coding sequence ATACTTAGTATAATACTAACCTTTTGCGGTTATGTAGCTGGACTAGCCCACGCAATTTGGGTTTGTGATGGAATGAAGTTTGAGGGTGGAGATGATGATTTTACCCCATTTGGATTCTGA
- a CDS encoding GNAT family N-acetyltransferase, with the protein MIIRNHIESDWEDLYDYLSIPEIYRFEPGEPITPEEAKVMTSERSKSNDFLAVMHKNSKKMIGHLYFHHADPKHFMTWELGYIFNPKFQNQGYCSESSFAIIDYAFKEFKSHKVVAFCNPENTPSWKVLEKIGMEREGFFKQKAFFRRDENGCPLWHNCYAYGILNNRSNSE; encoded by the coding sequence TTGATAATCAGAAACCATATAGAATCAGACTGGGAAGATTTATATGATTACTTGTCAATTCCAGAAATATACAGATTCGAACCCGGAGAACCAATTACTCCAGAAGAAGCAAAAGTAATGACTTCAGAAAGAAGTAAAAGTAATGATTTTCTTGCTGTTATGCATAAAAATAGCAAGAAAATGATTGGTCATTTATACTTCCATCATGCTGATCCGAAACATTTTATGACTTGGGAACTTGGATATATATTTAATCCCAAGTTTCAAAATCAAGGTTATTGTTCAGAGTCGTCTTTTGCTATCATAGATTATGCGTTCAAAGAATTTAAATCTCATAAAGTAGTAGCTTTTTGTAATCCTGAGAATACTCCATCATGGAAAGTTCTAGAGAAAATTGGAATGGAAAGAGAAGGTTTCTTCAAACAAAAGGCATTTTTTCGAAGAGATGAAAATGGATGTCCATTGTGGCATAATTGTTACGCATACGGAATTTTGAATAACCGTTCTAACAGCGAATAG
- a CDS encoding sugar phosphate isomerase/epimerase: MKKLYICDEENYKKYSKLAEENNYGMEVQSFHSPYSYDETELIEDNKKEISKIKKENLSFHAIFGDLSPGSGDWLVREVAQKRYNQSYNLASDLGVSSIIYHIGYVPGCGPVSNWSKRCINFWNEFLKDKPDTMNFYIENVLEHDAEMLDRVIEGLGKKNVKVNLDIGHSHCYSKVSVLEWIKTLKNKIGYVHLHDNNGKKDEHLGLGMGNIPMKEVLEALNIYAPDAIWALECKSEYMESSLEWLRNNKYI; this comes from the coding sequence ATGAAGAAACTTTATATCTGCGATGAGGAGAATTATAAAAAATATTCAAAATTAGCTGAGGAAAATAACTATGGAATGGAAGTCCAGTCTTTTCATAGCCCATACAGCTACGATGAAACTGAATTAATAGAAGATAATAAAAAGGAAATCAGTAAAATAAAGAAAGAGAATTTATCTTTCCATGCGATCTTTGGTGATTTAAGTCCTGGAAGTGGCGATTGGTTAGTAAGAGAAGTTGCACAAAAAAGATATAATCAAAGTTATAATCTAGCATCTGATTTAGGTGTTTCATCTATAATCTATCACATTGGATATGTTCCTGGTTGTGGACCAGTATCAAATTGGTCAAAAAGGTGTATAAATTTCTGGAATGAATTTTTGAAAGATAAACCAGACACTATGAATTTTTATATTGAAAATGTGCTTGAACATGATGCAGAAATGCTTGATAGAGTTATTGAAGGACTTGGTAAGAAAAATGTTAAAGTTAATCTTGATATTGGTCATTCTCACTGTTATTCTAAAGTTTCCGTTCTAGAATGGATTAAAACCTTGAAAAATAAAATAGGATATGTACATCTTCATGATAATAATGGGAAAAAAGATGAACATTTGGGTTTAGGAATGGGAAATATTCCAATGAAAGAAGTATTAGAAGCTTTAAACATTTATGCTCCAGATGCTATTTGGGCTCTTGAGTGTAAGTCAGAATATATGGAGAGTTCATTAGAATGGTTAAGAAATAACAAGTATATTTAG